In the Methylobacter sp. YRD-M1 genome, one interval contains:
- a CDS encoding ATP-dependent zinc protease family protein, which translates to MGFEVFVLYLASVLTGCAIFQPQHPKQIIGATEVIEIVDANLSFKARVDTGAKTSSIHAEDINVDSSEEAPKGQPISFRLVNKNGQSRQINTRVASAVTVKTAEGKERRYTVPLTVKWHDSEKTILFTLNDRLTMAYPILLGRNWLRGSFLVDVEKNSDD; encoded by the coding sequence TTGGGCTTTGAGGTTTTTGTCCTGTACTTAGCTTCCGTCCTTACAGGCTGTGCCATTTTTCAGCCTCAACACCCAAAGCAAATTATTGGCGCAACTGAAGTGATTGAAATTGTAGATGCGAACCTCAGCTTCAAAGCTCGTGTGGATACAGGTGCCAAAACTAGCAGTATTCATGCGGAGGATATAAACGTTGATTCCTCAGAAGAAGCCCCAAAGGGCCAACCGATTTCATTTCGTTTAGTGAATAAGAATGGCCAGTCTAGACAGATTAACACGCGAGTAGCTTCAGCAGTGACTGTGAAGACAGCCGAAGGAAAAGAGCGGCGATATACGGTTCCATTGACGGTGAAATGGCATGACTCAGAAAAAACCATTCTCTTCACCCTTAATGACCGTCTGACTATGGCATATCCTATATTGTTGGGTAGAAATTGGCTGCGGGGTAGTTTCCTGGTTGATGTTGAAAAAAACAGCGATGACTAG
- a CDS encoding IS3 family transposase (programmed frameshift), with protein sequence MSKKRRNHSPQFKAKVALAAIKGDKTLAELSSEFDVHPNQITQWKQQLLDNASDLFSKGKPNSSASDEAIKDLHAKIGQLTVENGFFSQSARSLDRAQRKENIDPQAELSVTQQCKLLALSRSSVYYRPVEVSDEDLRLMKAIDAIHLEQPFRGSRRIRDELLDQKVVAYINRKKVQRLMRQMGLVALYPKKKTSLPGKGHKIYPYLLKGLRIDRPNQVWATDICYIPMAKGFLYLVAVMDWHSRKVLSWRLSNTMDTGFCLEALEEAIARYGVPEMFNTDQGSQFTSDKFTGILNAHGIKISMDGKGRWVDNVFVERLWRSIKYEEIYLKAYETPRQAESEIGKYFRFYNEKRRHQGLAGKTPDEVYDADLFDEQKAA encoded by the exons ATGAGCAAGAAAAGAAGAAATCACTCTCCGCAGTTCAAAGCCAAGGTAGCCTTGGCAGCAATTAAAGGCGATAAAACCTTAGCCGAATTATCGTCTGAGTTTGATGTCCACCCAAACCAGATTACGCAGTGGAAGCAGCAATTGCTGGACAATGCCAGTGACTTGTTCAGCAAGGGTAAGCCTAATTCATCCGCTTCCGATGAGGCCATCAAGGATCTGCATGCGAAGATCGGTCAGCTGACGGTGGAAAACG GATTTTTTAGCCAAAGTGCTCGGTCGCTAGATCGGGCCCAGCGCAAAGAAAACATCGATCCCCAGGCGGAGCTATCTGTGACCCAACAATGTAAATTATTGGCGTTGAGCCGTTCTAGCGTCTATTACCGGCCTGTCGAGGTGTCCGATGAAGACCTGAGACTGATGAAAGCCATTGATGCCATTCATCTGGAGCAGCCGTTCAGAGGGAGTCGCAGGATACGCGATGAGCTGCTGGATCAAAAGGTTGTCGCTTATATCAACCGCAAGAAAGTGCAACGGCTGATGCGGCAAATGGGCTTGGTCGCGCTTTATCCGAAAAAGAAGACCAGCCTGCCAGGCAAGGGCCATAAAATCTACCCTTACTTGCTGAAGGGCTTGCGCATTGACCGTCCCAATCAAGTTTGGGCAACCGACATCTGTTATATTCCGATGGCTAAAGGCTTTCTCTATCTGGTCGCGGTAATGGACTGGCATAGTCGTAAGGTCCTGAGCTGGCGCCTGTCGAATACGATGGATACCGGCTTTTGCTTGGAAGCCCTCGAAGAAGCCATTGCGCGTTATGGAGTACCGGAAATGTTCAATACCGACCAGGGCAGTCAATTTACCAGTGACAAATTTACTGGCATACTCAACGCCCATGGCATCAAGATCAGCATGGACGGAAAAGGTCGTTGGGTCGATAATGTCTTTGTAGAACGGCTCTGGCGTAGCATCAAATACGAGGAAATATACCTGAAGGCATACGAAACGCCGCGGCAAGCCGAATCAGAAATTGGTAAGTATTTTCGCTTCTATAATGAAAAAAGACGACATCAGGGATTAGCGGGAAAAACGCCGGATGAAGTCTATGACGCTGACCTTTTTGATGAACAAAAGGCCGCATGA
- a CDS encoding HU family DNA-binding protein: protein MSKEKIMNKSELIAKIAEENELNKKQVEGVLKSLAAIIKDEVTTNGEFTLQDVGKFKVSERPASERRNPRTGEMFTSPAKKIVKVTPAKVLRDGVNA from the coding sequence ATAAGTAAGGAAAAAATAATGAACAAAAGCGAGTTAATTGCCAAGATCGCCGAAGAAAATGAACTGAACAAGAAACAGGTCGAAGGCGTACTAAAATCCTTGGCCGCAATTATCAAAGATGAAGTTACAACCAACGGCGAATTCACGCTCCAAGATGTTGGCAAATTCAAGGTAAGCGAACGTCCCGCTTCAGAACGACGCAATCCGCGCACAGGCGAGATGTTTACCTCACCGGCCAAAAAGATCGTCAAAGTCACGCCGGCGAAAGTCTTACGGGACGGCGTAAACGCTTAA
- the trfA gene encoding plasmid replication initiator TrfA: MDKKTIRKKIDTATNDVFQSFIPASMQARASKGQELINAAQMQLPFWDETTRRIPNELVRSALFNARNRNRKRVYLRDADIEVIGDGRIQYTGEELRQFDEIVWLELIHLSRGQTAGKVIEFTPYSFCKAVQWPLNNNSYERLRESLTRMQATSLSVYSKRLKTGISLSMIPIFTWKDENGKTLSRYKVTIAPQLIELFGDTYFTQIEWQQRLSLSPGLATWLHGYFASHRTPFPVKLETLYKGSGSTTKDLKDFKRQTKEALEALVKVGFLKEFEIDKASLVHVVRAQYR, encoded by the coding sequence ATGGATAAAAAAACAATAAGAAAGAAAATTGACACTGCAACTAATGATGTTTTTCAGTCATTTATTCCTGCATCTATGCAGGCCAGAGCCTCTAAAGGTCAAGAGCTAATAAATGCCGCGCAGATGCAATTGCCTTTTTGGGACGAAACAACAAGACGAATACCCAATGAGTTGGTCAGATCCGCATTATTTAATGCACGCAATCGAAACAGAAAAAGAGTTTATTTAAGAGATGCTGATATTGAAGTCATTGGGGATGGGCGAATTCAATATACTGGTGAAGAACTCAGGCAATTTGACGAAATTGTCTGGCTTGAGCTAATCCATCTGTCACGAGGACAAACAGCTGGCAAAGTCATAGAATTTACGCCTTATTCTTTTTGCAAAGCGGTGCAATGGCCATTGAACAATAACTCCTATGAACGCCTTCGGGAGTCATTAACTAGAATGCAGGCGACATCATTAAGTGTCTATAGCAAACGTTTAAAAACTGGTATATCGCTCTCAATGATTCCAATATTTACATGGAAAGATGAGAATGGCAAAACACTTTCAAGATACAAAGTAACCATAGCACCACAATTAATTGAGCTGTTTGGCGACACTTATTTCACGCAAATAGAATGGCAGCAGAGATTGTCTTTATCTCCGGGTCTCGCTACATGGCTGCATGGTTATTTTGCAAGCCATAGAACGCCATTTCCAGTCAAATTAGAAACGTTGTATAAGGGATCCGGATCTACGACAAAAGATTTAAAGGATTTCAAACGGCAAACCAAAGAGGCTCTGGAAGCATTAGTTAAGGTTGGTTTTTTGAAAGAATTCGAAATTGATAAAGCCAGTCTCGTTCATGTGGTTAGAGCTCAATATAGGTGA
- a CDS encoding ParB/RepB/Spo0J family partition protein, which translates to MDTNQQGQLSHLFIDEIHVKPGFNPRKFFEDTKYQELVESVAAHGVVQPIVVRPTHNEQGGYLIVAGERSYRAAKKAQLHQIPALIRDISEQVAKLIATIENTQRDDMSPAEEAEAARDVLMGCNNDRQEAIRLLGWSQAKFDSRLLLLHADKAVLDALTERKIKLGHAELLSQLPNDFQVATLERILEDEVGFLKNQMVQDAVIRNIEIIGEAARNI; encoded by the coding sequence ATGGATACAAATCAACAAGGTCAATTAAGCCATCTTTTTATAGATGAAATTCATGTTAAGCCCGGTTTTAACCCCAGAAAGTTTTTCGAAGACACAAAATATCAAGAGCTAGTTGAATCAGTGGCTGCTCACGGTGTTGTTCAACCTATTGTTGTAAGACCTACTCATAACGAGCAAGGTGGATACTTGATTGTCGCTGGCGAAAGGAGTTACCGAGCAGCCAAAAAAGCTCAATTACATCAGATTCCTGCGCTCATTCGGGACATTAGCGAACAGGTAGCCAAGTTAATAGCCACGATTGAGAATACACAACGTGATGATATGTCACCAGCCGAGGAAGCCGAAGCGGCAAGGGACGTATTGATGGGCTGCAACAATGACCGTCAGGAAGCCATACGGCTTTTAGGCTGGAGCCAAGCCAAATTCGATTCCAGACTGCTGCTGCTTCATGCCGACAAAGCGGTTCTGGATGCCCTGACTGAGCGCAAAATCAAGCTCGGTCATGCGGAACTGCTGTCACAACTGCCGAACGATTTCCAAGTCGCCACGCTGGAAAGAATTCTTGAAGATGAAGTCGGCTTCCTAAAAAACCAGATGGTACAGGACGCTGTGATCCGCAACATCGAGATCATTGGCGAAGCTGCGCGCAATATCTAA
- a CDS encoding thermonuclease family protein — MFKNFTNTILMLFFLFGNYALAVERLEGKVVGVHDGDTLTLLVTGNKTLKIRLAQIDAPESQQAFGQKSKQSLSDMAFNKYVLVDKEAVDRYGRIVGTVFVGDLNVNRKQVEQGMAWVYRQYAHDNTLLQHEANAKQAGIGLWADPNPVPPWEYRHGGEVKPVAAKQSAGNSCGSKRYCKQINSCEEAKQYLACGVSSLDRDGDGVPCEKLCAN; from the coding sequence ATGTTCAAAAATTTCACAAACACGATACTGATGCTTTTCTTTCTGTTCGGAAACTATGCTTTAGCGGTCGAGCGCCTTGAAGGTAAGGTCGTGGGCGTACACGATGGCGATACGCTGACTTTGCTTGTGACAGGCAACAAAACCTTAAAAATCCGCTTGGCTCAAATTGATGCGCCGGAGAGCCAGCAAGCCTTCGGGCAAAAATCGAAGCAGTCTTTGTCCGACATGGCGTTTAACAAATATGTGTTGGTCGATAAAGAAGCTGTCGATCGGTATGGACGGATTGTTGGCACTGTGTTCGTTGGCGATCTCAATGTCAACAGAAAACAAGTAGAACAAGGGATGGCTTGGGTGTACCGGCAGTATGCTCACGACAATACACTGCTGCAGCACGAGGCTAACGCAAAGCAAGCCGGAATTGGGCTTTGGGCGGATCCAAACCCAGTTCCGCCATGGGAATATCGTCATGGCGGAGAGGTTAAGCCAGTAGCAGCCAAACAATCAGCTGGTAACTCATGTGGATCGAAACGTTATTGCAAGCAGATTAATTCCTGTGAAGAAGCAAAGCAGTATCTTGCTTGTGGCGTTTCTTCTTTAGATAGAGATGGCGATGGTGTTCCTTGTGAAAAACTTTGTGCAAATTGA
- a CDS encoding AAA family ATPase encodes MVIVLGNIKGGVGKTMLSVNISAALAQKGEDVFLLDTDKQTSSGTWWQNRKDNYPGLAKVHNMNKRGELDETIEDLATRYKYIIVDIAGQGDSDELLSSLQVCDTVLMPFRPSAADLHTVNTMDRIVRNARRNNKNLKAYCCLNSAETNPALVREIDMARTVINEYPDIPLLDTVIYNRVCFRDSYALGLGVTELDGKSASEESGRRELIGVMSEIVHGFC; translated from the coding sequence ATGGTGATCGTGCTGGGAAATATTAAAGGGGGCGTGGGCAAGACTATGCTGAGCGTAAATATATCTGCAGCTCTCGCTCAAAAAGGGGAGGATGTTTTCCTTCTCGATACAGATAAACAAACTTCATCAGGAACTTGGTGGCAGAATCGCAAAGATAACTATCCCGGCTTAGCAAAAGTTCATAATATGAACAAGCGAGGCGAGTTAGACGAAACCATCGAAGACCTGGCCACAAGATATAAATACATTATCGTTGATATCGCAGGTCAAGGTGACTCTGACGAATTATTGTCATCACTCCAAGTCTGTGACACGGTGCTTATGCCTTTCAGACCTAGTGCTGCTGATCTGCACACTGTTAATACGATGGACAGAATCGTTCGCAATGCCAGGCGCAACAACAAAAATCTAAAAGCTTACTGCTGTTTGAATTCCGCAGAAACAAATCCTGCCTTGGTAAGAGAGATCGATATGGCCCGGACTGTAATCAATGAATACCCTGACATCCCTCTGCTCGATACCGTGATCTATAATCGTGTATGCTTCCGCGATAGTTATGCGCTTGGTCTTGGCGTTACTGAGCTGGACGGAAAGTCTGCCAGTGAAGAGTCTGGTCGTCGGGAATTAATAGGAGTTATGTCGGAGATTGTTCATGGCTTCTGTTAA